One genomic window of Pempheris klunzingeri isolate RE-2024b chromosome 12, fPemKlu1.hap1, whole genome shotgun sequence includes the following:
- the pcgf6 gene encoding polycomb group RING finger protein 6: MSAPPSGLRSHEGSTNTSDSDSEDEPKLPLNQFFPYIRCALCCGFLIDATTITECLHTFCKTCIVKHFFYSNRCPTCSIIVHQTQPLYNIRPDRQLQDIVYKMVPLLEESERQQMCNFYEERGLKVPTKVAVSPSVPAVLRKQKKDNVPQPVFSVPPELDVSLLLEFVGAEEGINNYKPLERRYVRVSGEATIRHVELFIRRKMELSPAYQVDVVCGDHLLDHYQSLKDIQNSVGEEALQDGLLVLHFGLVLPPQP; this comes from the exons ATGTCAGCTCCTCCGTCTGGGCTCAGGAGTCATGAGGGGTCAACCAACACATCAGACAGCGACTCGGAGGACGAG CCCAAGCTCCCCCTCAACCAGTTCTTCCCATACATCCGCTGTGCCCTCTGCTGCGGCTTCCTCATCGATGCCACCACCATCACAGAGTGCCTGCACACGT TTTGCAAAACCTGCATCGTGAAGCACTTTTTCTACAGCAACAGGTGTCCCACATGCAGCATTATAGTCCACCAGACACAACCACTTTACAACATCAG GCCTGACAGACAACTGCAGGATATCGTTTACAAAATGGTTCCCTTACTGGAGGAGT CTGAAAGACAACAAATGTGTAACTTCTACGAAGAGAGAGGGCTGAAGGTGCCAACTAAAG TGGCCGTCTCTCCTTCGGTTCCTGCTGTGTTGAGGAAACAGAAGAAGGATAACGTTCCCCAGCCTGTGTTCTCTGTTCCACCTGAGCTGGATGTGTCTCTCCTGCTGGAGTTTGTTGG ggCTGAAGAGGGCATCAATAACTATAAG CCTCTAGAGAGGCGGTACGTTCGTGTGTCAGGCGAGGCCACTATCCGCCACGTGGAGCTGTTCATCAGGAGGAAGATGGAGCTGAGCCCAGCCTACCAG GTGGATGTGGTTTGTGGGGATCACCTCCTAGATCACTACCAGTCACTCAAAGACATCCAGAACTCTGTGGGCGAGGAGGCGCTGCAG GATGGTCTGTTGGTGCTGCACTTTGGCTTGGTCCTGCCCCCCCAGCCCTGA